A window from Sphingopyxis alaskensis RB2256 encodes these proteins:
- a CDS encoding aldo/keto reductase, which translates to MSDICMGTMTFGSQTDEAEAFRILDRCFDEGINFYDTAEGYPVPPDTRWVGRTEEIVGRWLKTKPRDAIILATKVSGPSHTWFRSPCRSGMTALDRKNIFQAIDDSLTRLQTDYVDLYQTHWPDHDAPYDEVMDALDELVRIGKVRILGCSNETSWGLMKSLAASERLGVARYHTIQNNFSLNNRRFEDELAQVCRQEGVSLIPYSPLAGGVLSGKYQGGAAPEGARFSRYLAMEGRQAAMGRRFVNEKTLAATERYLKIAADAGLHPVTMATAWSKQHDFVASTIVGVSAYDQLDPILDAKDLVLEGDVMKSLHKVGKDILYPMG; encoded by the coding sequence GTGTCCGACATCTGCATGGGGACGATGACCTTCGGCAGCCAGACCGACGAGGCGGAGGCGTTCCGCATCCTCGACCGCTGTTTCGACGAGGGGATCAATTTCTATGACACCGCGGAGGGCTATCCCGTGCCGCCCGACACCCGATGGGTCGGCCGCACCGAGGAGATCGTCGGGCGCTGGCTGAAGACCAAGCCGCGCGACGCCATCATCCTCGCGACCAAGGTGTCCGGGCCGAGCCACACCTGGTTCAGGTCGCCGTGCCGTAGCGGCATGACCGCGCTCGACCGCAAGAATATCTTTCAGGCGATCGACGACAGCCTGACGCGGCTCCAGACCGATTATGTCGACCTCTATCAGACGCACTGGCCCGACCATGACGCGCCCTATGACGAGGTGATGGACGCGCTCGATGAACTCGTGCGGATCGGCAAGGTCCGCATCCTCGGCTGCTCGAACGAGACGAGCTGGGGGCTGATGAAATCGCTCGCGGCATCCGAGCGGCTGGGCGTCGCGCGCTACCACACGATCCAGAATAATTTCAGCCTCAACAACCGCCGTTTCGAGGATGAGCTGGCGCAGGTCTGCCGACAGGAAGGCGTCAGCCTCATCCCCTATTCGCCGCTGGCGGGCGGCGTGCTGTCGGGCAAATATCAGGGCGGCGCGGCGCCGGAGGGCGCGCGCTTTTCACGCTATCTCGCGATGGAAGGACGGCAGGCGGCGATGGGGCGCCGTTTCGTCAATGAAAAGACGCTCGCCGCGACCGAACGCTATCTGAAAATCGCCGCAGACGCCGGACTGCATCCGGTGACGATGGCGACCGCCTGGTCGAAGCAGCATGATTTCGTCGCCTCGACGATCGTCGGGGTCAGCGCCTACGACCAGCTTGATCCGATCCTCGATGCAAAGGATCTGGTGCTGGAGGGCGATGTGATGAAGTCGCTGCACAAGGTCGGCAAGGACATCCTCTATCCGATGGGCTGA
- a CDS encoding PIN domain-containing protein, with amino-acid sequence MSGYTFDANIVIDALAGYPPARVEIQRAARNGARPWISRIAWIEVLSKGDDRVVSEAMAFLAHFGLDEIDDEISSRAAALRRDRPRLKSPDAIILATAQTRGRVLITRNIKDFPANMPGIRVPYTL; translated from the coding sequence GTGAGCGGTTATACGTTCGACGCAAATATCGTCATCGATGCCCTCGCCGGTTATCCGCCGGCGCGGGTCGAAATTCAGCGCGCTGCGCGCAATGGCGCCCGCCCCTGGATCAGCCGCATCGCGTGGATCGAAGTGCTGTCAAAGGGCGACGATCGCGTTGTCAGCGAGGCGATGGCGTTTCTGGCGCATTTCGGCCTGGATGAAATCGACGACGAAATCTCCTCGCGAGCAGCGGCGCTGCGCCGCGACCGACCGCGGTTGAAGTCGCCCGACGCAATTATACTGGCAACGGCCCAGACGCGCGGACGCGTTCTCATCACCCGTAATATCAAGGATTTTCCGGCGAATATGCCGGGCATCCGTGTCCCCTATACGCTCTAA
- a CDS encoding aspartate aminotransferase family protein, whose translation MSITPLMPVYPRCAVRPVRGEGAYLIGERGERYLDFASGIAVNLLGHGHPHLTRAIQDQAATLMHVSNLYGSPQGEAFAQRLVDNTFADTVFFTNSGAEAVECAIKTARAYHSSAGNAEKHNLITFNNAFHGRTLGTISATNQEKLRKGFDPLLPGFAYAPFDDLNAALDLVDDNTAGFLIEPVQGEGGIRPASQPFLQGLRDICNERDLMLIFDEVQCGVARTGTLYAYEQYGIAPDIMATAKGIGGGFPLGACLATEKAARGMVIGTHGSTYGGNPLAMAAGQAVFDVILEDGFLDQVKATGERLRGALEQLIPNHDQLFESVRGMGLMLGVKMRSDSRAFVAHLRDNHGLLTVAAGDNVVRILPPLNIEQGHIDECIEKLSAGAASYTPPEA comes from the coding sequence ATGTCGATCACGCCGCTCATGCCCGTATACCCCCGGTGCGCTGTGCGTCCGGTGCGCGGCGAGGGCGCCTATCTGATCGGCGAGCGTGGCGAGCGCTATCTCGATTTTGCGAGCGGCATTGCGGTCAACCTGCTCGGCCACGGCCATCCGCATCTGACCAGGGCGATTCAGGATCAGGCGGCGACGCTGATGCACGTGTCGAACCTTTATGGCAGCCCGCAGGGCGAAGCCTTTGCCCAGCGGCTGGTCGACAACACCTTTGCCGACACCGTCTTTTTCACCAATTCGGGCGCCGAAGCGGTCGAATGCGCGATCAAGACCGCGCGCGCCTATCATTCGAGCGCGGGCAACGCCGAAAAACATAATCTCATCACCTTCAACAACGCCTTTCACGGCCGCACGCTCGGCACGATTTCGGCGACCAATCAGGAAAAGCTGCGCAAGGGGTTCGACCCGCTGCTGCCCGGCTTCGCCTATGCGCCGTTCGACGACCTCAACGCCGCGCTCGACCTCGTCGACGACAATACGGCGGGCTTCCTCATCGAGCCGGTGCAGGGCGAGGGCGGCATTCGCCCGGCGTCGCAGCCCTTCCTCCAGGGGCTGCGCGACATCTGCAACGAACGCGACCTGATGCTCATTTTCGACGAGGTCCAGTGTGGCGTCGCGCGCACGGGCACGCTCTATGCCTATGAGCAGTACGGAATCGCGCCCGACATCATGGCGACCGCGAAGGGTATCGGCGGCGGTTTCCCGCTCGGCGCGTGCCTTGCGACCGAAAAGGCGGCGCGCGGCATGGTGATCGGCACGCACGGATCGACCTATGGCGGAAATCCGCTCGCGATGGCGGCGGGGCAGGCGGTGTTCGACGTCATCCTGGAGGACGGATTTCTTGATCAGGTCAAGGCAACCGGCGAGCGGCTGCGCGGCGCGCTCGAACAGCTTATCCCCAACCACGACCAGCTTTTTGAAAGCGTGCGCGGCATGGGACTGATGCTCGGCGTCAAGATGCGCTCGGACAGCCGTGCCTTCGTCGCGCACCTGCGCGACAATCACGGGCTCCTGACCGTCGCGGCGGGCGACAATGTCGTGCGTATCCTGCCGCCGCTCAACATCGAGCAGGGCCATATCGACGAGTGTATCGAGAAATTGTCGGCAGGCGCGGCGAGCTACACGCCGCCCGAAGCATGA
- a CDS encoding DUF3617 domain-containing protein, with amino-acid sequence MAIFSPLARISLLTLGLAGAGAVPAQAPSLAMLDRLEKGSWQLRERGSNDVLQTMCLGDARRMIQIYHPRSNCSRYVIEDRPDAVTVHYTCPGAGHGRTTIRSETNRLVQIDTQGIAEGRPFSQAIEARRVGAC; translated from the coding sequence ATGGCGATCTTCTCTCCCCTGGCACGAATCTCCCTGCTGACGCTCGGCCTTGCGGGCGCGGGCGCGGTTCCGGCGCAGGCGCCGTCGCTGGCGATGCTCGACCGCCTCGAAAAAGGCAGCTGGCAGCTGCGCGAGCGCGGCTCGAACGACGTCCTGCAGACGATGTGCCTGGGCGATGCGCGCCGGATGATCCAGATCTACCACCCACGCAGCAATTGCTCGCGCTACGTCATCGAGGACCGGCCCGATGCGGTGACGGTCCATTATACCTGCCCCGGCGCCGGGCATGGTCGCACGACGATCCGCAGCGAAACCAACCGCCTCGTCCAGATCGACACGCAGGGCATCGCCGAGGGGCGGCCCTTTTCGCAGGCGATCGAGGCCCGTCGCGTCGGTGCCTGCTGA
- a CDS encoding LysE family translocator: protein MNQTTLAALSAFALVSSITPGPNNMMLMASGANFGLRRTVPHALGVGIGFTLMIVLVGVGLMGLFDLFPVLNLVLKMVSVVYLLWLAWKIAHAAAPDTAGRSRGKPMSFFQAVLFQWVNPKAWSMALTAIALYAPDRNLAAVLLVAAIFGLINLPSTSLWAVMGVSLRGWLSSPARLRAFNWTMAALLVGSLALLM, encoded by the coding sequence ATGAACCAGACCACCCTCGCCGCACTCTCTGCCTTCGCGCTTGTCTCGTCGATCACGCCGGGGCCGAACAACATGATGCTGATGGCGTCGGGCGCCAATTTCGGGCTTCGCCGCACCGTGCCGCATGCGCTGGGCGTCGGCATCGGTTTCACGCTGATGATCGTGCTGGTCGGCGTCGGTCTGATGGGACTGTTCGACCTGTTCCCGGTTCTGAACCTTGTGCTCAAGATGGTGAGCGTCGTTTATCTGCTGTGGCTGGCGTGGAAGATCGCCCACGCCGCAGCGCCCGATACGGCGGGGCGCTCGCGCGGCAAACCGATGAGCTTTTTCCAGGCGGTGCTGTTCCAGTGGGTGAACCCCAAGGCCTGGTCGATGGCGCTGACCGCGATCGCGCTTTACGCCCCCGATCGCAATCTGGCCGCCGTGCTGCTCGTCGCGGCCATCTTCGGCCTCATCAACCTGCCCTCGACGAGCCTGTGGGCGGTGATGGGCGTGTCGCTGCGCGGCTGGCTGTCGAGTCCGGCGCGGCTCCGCGCATTCAACTGGACGATGGCGGCGTTGCTCGTCGGATCGCTCGCGCTGCTCATGTGA
- a CDS encoding LLM class flavin-dependent oxidoreductase, whose product MPKLSFLDLVPVTDTGTIAQSLANAADLARHAETLGYHRYWVAEHHGMAGIASAATSVVLAHIGHATRAIRIGAGGIMLPNHAPMVIAEQFGTLEALFPGRIDLGLGRAPGSDQRVAHALRRNLASDERQFPQDVLELQAFLAGDDRLGIRAVPGEGAKIPLWILGSSLFGARLAAMLGLPYAFASHFAPDALDEALDIYRRQFKPSEQLAEPYAAAAFNAFAADTREEAELIASSQQQAFVALRTGNPGRMKPPIAGYKDSLPPNARAILDHVLQCSAIGTVDDVAAGLAAFQARTGADEIIIASSIYDHDARKHSLMLTMEAARSL is encoded by the coding sequence ATGCCGAAACTTTCGTTCCTCGACCTCGTGCCCGTTACCGATACCGGCACGATCGCCCAATCGCTCGCCAATGCCGCCGATCTGGCCCGTCATGCGGAGACGCTCGGCTATCATCGCTATTGGGTCGCCGAGCATCATGGCATGGCGGGGATTGCGAGCGCTGCGACGTCCGTGGTGCTCGCGCATATCGGGCACGCGACGCGGGCGATCCGCATCGGCGCGGGCGGGATCATGCTGCCGAACCACGCCCCGATGGTGATCGCCGAACAGTTCGGGACATTGGAGGCGCTGTTCCCTGGCCGTATCGACCTCGGACTCGGCCGCGCGCCCGGCTCCGACCAGCGCGTCGCCCATGCGCTGCGTCGCAATCTCGCAAGCGACGAACGGCAGTTCCCGCAGGACGTCCTCGAACTGCAAGCCTTCCTTGCCGGCGACGACCGGCTCGGCATTCGCGCGGTGCCGGGCGAAGGGGCGAAGATTCCGCTGTGGATTCTGGGATCGAGCCTGTTCGGCGCGCGGCTCGCCGCGATGCTCGGCCTGCCCTATGCCTTTGCCAGCCATTTCGCGCCCGACGCGCTCGACGAGGCGCTCGACATCTATCGCCGCCAGTTCAAACCCTCGGAGCAGCTTGCCGAACCCTATGCTGCGGCCGCGTTCAATGCCTTCGCCGCCGACACACGCGAGGAAGCCGAACTGATCGCAAGTTCGCAACAACAGGCCTTCGTCGCGCTGCGCACCGGTAATCCGGGCAGGATGAAACCACCGATTGCGGGATATAAGGACAGCCTGCCGCCCAATGCGCGCGCGATCCTCGACCATGTGCTGCAATGCTCGGCGATCGGCACGGTCGATGATGTCGCGGCGGGGCTGGCGGCCTTTCAGGCGCGCACCGGAGCGGACGAAATCATCATCGCGTCATCAATATATGATCACGACGCGCGCAAGCATTCGCTCATGCTGACGATGGAGGCCGCCCGGTCGCTGTAG
- a CDS encoding Lrp/AsnC family transcriptional regulator, protein MVKIDAIGRKILHELSRDGRISNLELADRVGLSPSACLRRVQELERSGVIKGYRAVIDPAKLGLTFLAYVTVGLSSHTKKSQADFEAAMAEAPEVRECHNITGTIEYLLRVETEDLASYKHFHTEVLGVLPQVHSITTYVLMDSPKDERA, encoded by the coding sequence ATGGTCAAAATTGACGCCATAGGCCGCAAGATATTGCATGAGTTGTCGCGCGACGGACGAATCTCGAACCTCGAGCTTGCCGATCGCGTCGGGCTGTCGCCCTCGGCGTGCCTGCGCCGCGTGCAGGAACTCGAACGCAGCGGCGTGATCAAGGGTTATCGCGCGGTGATCGACCCCGCAAAGCTCGGTTTGACTTTCCTTGCCTATGTCACCGTCGGCCTGTCGTCGCACACCAAGAAGTCGCAGGCCGATTTCGAGGCGGCGATGGCAGAAGCGCCCGAGGTGCGCGAATGCCACAATATCACCGGCACCATCGAATATCTGTTGCGCGTCGAGACCGAGGATCTGGCGAGCTACAAGCATTTCCATACCGAGGTGCTCGGTGTCCTGCCGCAGGTGCATTCGATCACCACCTATGTCCTGATGGATTCGCCGAAGGACGAGCGGGCCTGA
- a CDS encoding DUF411 domain-containing protein, whose amino-acid sequence MPPIRRAFFVVAASAAAIGTAHAANPVMFRDAGCGCCLKWLEQVKASFGRKVTVVNSADMAAVKDKQGVPPTLRSCHTVLVGGYVIEGHVPAKEIARLLREKPKGVKGLAVGGMPIGSPGMEHGDHREAYKVMTFGPGGQRVYASYAASGGAHAH is encoded by the coding sequence ATGCCCCCCATCCGCCGCGCCTTTTTTGTCGTCGCCGCCTCCGCCGCCGCCATCGGCACCGCGCACGCCGCGAACCCGGTGATGTTCCGCGACGCGGGCTGCGGCTGCTGCCTCAAATGGCTGGAACAGGTGAAGGCATCGTTCGGGCGCAAGGTCACGGTCGTCAACTCGGCCGACATGGCGGCGGTCAAGGACAAGCAGGGCGTGCCGCCGACGCTGCGAAGCTGCCACACGGTGCTCGTCGGCGGCTATGTCATCGAGGGTCATGTGCCCGCGAAGGAGATCGCCCGCCTGCTCCGCGAAAAGCCGAAGGGGGTAAAGGGACTCGCGGTCGGCGGGATGCCCATCGGCTCGCCCGGCATGGAACATGGCGATCACCGCGAAGCCTATAAAGTGATGACCTTCGGCCCCGGCGGCCAGCGCGTCTACGCGAGCTATGCCGCAAGCGGCGGCGCACACGCGCACTGA
- the argF gene encoding ornithine carbamoyltransferase: MIADAIDRKAARAGWPKARPDADEPLADHVLAMVFEKNSTRTRCSFDIAIRQLGGVPMILDAGTTQLGRGETIADTARVLSRYADAIMIRTDDHAKAEELAAYASVPVINGLTDLSHPCQIVADLLTIVESGKALPGLELAWLGDGNNVLASLIEAAGLFGFNVRVGVPQGYEPDTGFIEAARARGACIDIVRDAREAVAGADLVVTDTWVSMGQDHAHNKVAAMAPFQVDERLMAAAKSDALFLHCLPAHRGEEVVDAVIDGAQSRVWDEAENRVHAQKSILLWTLAKL, translated from the coding sequence ATGATCGCCGACGCGATCGACCGCAAGGCCGCGCGCGCGGGCTGGCCCAAGGCGCGACCCGACGCCGACGAGCCGCTTGCCGATCATGTGCTGGCGATGGTGTTCGAGAAGAACTCGACGCGCACCCGCTGCTCGTTCGACATCGCCATCCGCCAACTGGGCGGGGTGCCGATGATCCTCGACGCGGGCACGACGCAGCTCGGGCGCGGCGAAACGATCGCCGACACCGCGCGCGTGCTGTCGCGCTACGCCGACGCGATCATGATCCGCACCGACGATCATGCGAAGGCCGAGGAACTGGCCGCATATGCCAGTGTCCCCGTCATCAACGGTCTCACCGACCTGTCGCACCCGTGCCAGATCGTCGCCGACCTGCTCACGATCGTCGAGAGCGGCAAGGCGCTGCCGGGACTGGAGCTTGCATGGCTTGGCGACGGCAATAATGTGCTGGCCTCGCTGATCGAGGCGGCGGGCCTGTTCGGCTTCAATGTCCGTGTGGGTGTCCCGCAGGGTTATGAGCCCGACACGGGCTTCATCGAGGCGGCGCGCGCAAGGGGCGCTTGCATCGACATCGTGCGCGATGCGCGCGAGGCCGTCGCGGGCGCCGACCTGGTCGTCACCGACACCTGGGTGTCGATGGGACAGGACCATGCGCACAACAAGGTTGCGGCGATGGCGCCGTTTCAGGTCGACGAGCGGCTGATGGCTGCAGCGAAAAGCGATGCGCTCTTCCTCCACTGCCTGCCTGCGCACCGCGGCGAAGAGGTGGTCGATGCGGTGATCGACGGTGCCCAGTCGCGCGTGTGGGACGAAGCGGAGAACCGCGTCCACGCGCAAAAATCGATCCTGCTGTGGACGCTGGCAAAGCTTTGA
- a CDS encoding Hsp33 family molecular chaperone HslO gives MSETIETWFDQPLVFTIAARHVRGRLVRLGPVLNRIIAAHSYPPVAEKLLAEALVLTVLLGSTLKTEGSQLTLQAQTGGGPVELLVCDYKAGELRGYLKFDAERLAEAGSDPTLFALFGEGFLAITFDQAATGERYQGIVPLEGSSIGHAAEHYFEQSEQIPSLISLAARHDAGADCVAGGLLLQHLPEGEVGRDRLHVRHDHPEWDHAKTIAATLKDEELTDPATSLETLAWRLFHEDEVRVEPGTAVSRGCRCSTDYFAGVLAQFPLAERAAMADDKGEIVVDCAFCSRFFPISLTDIAGHDHAE, from the coding sequence GTGAGCGAAACGATCGAAACCTGGTTCGACCAGCCGCTGGTCTTCACCATCGCTGCGCGCCATGTGCGCGGGCGACTCGTGCGGCTGGGGCCGGTGCTCAACAGGATCATTGCGGCGCACAGCTATCCGCCGGTTGCCGAAAAGCTGCTGGCCGAGGCGCTGGTGCTGACGGTTCTGCTCGGTTCGACGCTTAAGACCGAGGGCAGCCAGCTCACCTTGCAAGCGCAGACCGGTGGTGGGCCGGTCGAATTGCTCGTCTGCGACTACAAGGCGGGCGAACTGCGCGGCTATCTGAAGTTCGATGCCGAACGGCTCGCCGAAGCCGGTTCGGATCCGACCCTGTTCGCGCTGTTCGGCGAAGGCTTCCTCGCGATCACCTTTGACCAGGCGGCGACGGGCGAGCGTTATCAGGGCATCGTTCCGCTCGAAGGATCGTCGATCGGCCACGCCGCCGAACATTATTTCGAACAGTCCGAACAAATCCCCAGCCTGATCAGTCTCGCCGCGCGTCACGATGCCGGGGCGGACTGTGTCGCGGGCGGACTGCTGCTCCAGCATCTGCCCGAAGGCGAGGTGGGACGCGACCGGCTGCACGTAAGGCACGACCATCCCGAGTGGGATCATGCCAAAACGATCGCGGCGACGCTCAAGGACGAGGAACTCACCGATCCCGCCACGTCGCTCGAAACGCTGGCGTGGCGGCTGTTTCACGAAGACGAGGTGCGCGTCGAACCCGGCACCGCCGTGTCGCGCGGCTGCCGGTGCAGCACCGACTATTTTGCGGGGGTGCTGGCGCAGTTCCCGCTGGCCGAGCGCGCGGCGATGGCCGACGACAAAGGCGAGATTGTCGTCGATTGCGCCTTCTGCTCGCGCTTTTTCCCCATTTCGCTCACCGACATCGCCGGCCACGATCACGCCGAATAG
- a CDS encoding dienelactone hydrolase family protein, whose protein sequence is MCTEKMEADRDRAGMPVARRSFAALAGAGALMAALPARAIAGKPVKGRDVSITTADGICDAYFVAPTEDKHPGVIVWPDIRGLRPAFRQMAERLAGDGYAVLCVNPFYRWQKAPVVDAENHWGVAAVREKLFGYLKQLSRPLVETDAAAHLAFLDAQGEVDTARGIGTSGYCMGGPMTIYTAALKPGRVRAAASFHGASVATDKPDSPHLLIPASKAGYLFAIAEDDDKESPNEKVLLKSVLEPRPEWHEVEVYPAQHGWCPPDGRVYDEAAAEKAWSRQLALFKASL, encoded by the coding sequence ATGTGCACCGAAAAGATGGAAGCCGATCGAGACCGTGCGGGAATGCCCGTCGCACGCCGCAGCTTTGCGGCACTTGCGGGCGCGGGTGCATTGATGGCGGCGCTGCCCGCGCGCGCCATCGCGGGCAAGCCGGTGAAGGGCCGCGATGTCTCGATCACGACGGCCGACGGTATCTGCGACGCTTATTTTGTGGCGCCCACCGAGGACAAGCATCCCGGCGTGATTGTGTGGCCCGACATCCGCGGCCTGCGCCCGGCCTTTCGCCAGATGGCCGAGCGGCTGGCGGGCGACGGCTATGCAGTGCTGTGCGTCAATCCCTTTTATCGCTGGCAGAAGGCGCCCGTGGTGGACGCCGAAAATCATTGGGGTGTCGCCGCGGTGCGGGAAAAATTGTTCGGCTATCTGAAGCAATTGTCGCGGCCGCTGGTCGAAACCGACGCCGCGGCACATCTTGCCTTCCTCGACGCGCAAGGCGAGGTCGATACGGCGCGCGGGATCGGGACCAGCGGCTATTGCATGGGCGGGCCGATGACGATCTATACCGCGGCGCTGAAGCCCGGTCGCGTGCGCGCGGCGGCGAGCTTTCACGGCGCCAGCGTCGCCACCGACAAGCCCGACAGCCCGCATCTGCTGATCCCTGCAAGCAAGGCCGGCTATCTGTTCGCGATCGCCGAGGATGACGACAAGGAAAGCCCGAACGAGAAGGTCTTGCTGAAATCGGTGCTTGAACCGCGGCCAGAGTGGCACGAGGTCGAGGTCTATCCGGCGCAGCACGGCTGGTGCCCGCCCGACGGGCGCGTCTATGACGAAGCGGCGGCGGAGAAGGCGTGGAGCCGCCAACTCGCGCTGTTCAAGGCGAGTTTGTAA
- a CDS encoding CopG family transcriptional regulator, translating into MTRILADLPDEEIKRLDRIAHEQGKSRAAVLRDAVAAYQAQPVSNDGDWIERGFGLWSRNGISVDPHDYDRKRRAEWTRPWDDDYEEVRAESPDMFDAEDDRQRQIYLDMIAGKYPEPKSPHPK; encoded by the coding sequence ATGACCCGCATTCTTGCCGACCTGCCTGATGAAGAGATCAAGCGTCTCGACCGGATTGCCCATGAACAGGGCAAAAGCCGGGCGGCCGTGCTGCGCGACGCCGTCGCGGCATATCAGGCGCAACCGGTGTCGAATGATGGCGATTGGATCGAACGCGGCTTCGGACTCTGGTCCCGAAACGGCATTTCTGTTGATCCGCATGATTATGATCGGAAGCGCCGGGCCGAATGGACGCGGCCCTGGGATGATGATTATGAGGAAGTGCGCGCAGAATCGCCCGACATGTTCGACGCCGAGGATGATCGCCAGCGGCAGATCTATCTCGATATGATCGCCGGGAAATATCCCGAACCCAAAAGTCCGCACCCCAAGTGA
- the glmS gene encoding glutamine--fructose-6-phosphate transaminase (isomerizing) translates to MCGIIGIIGKDQVAERLVDGLRRMEYRGYDSAGVCTVEGGQLIRRRAEGKLANLVKELAGNPAPGTVGIAHTRWATHGAPTTSNAHPHATAEVALVHNGIIENFKPLREGLQARGRTFESETDTEVVAHLVSEQVEAGKSPTEAVQAILPALRGAFALAIAFRQHPDLLIGARLGSPLVVGYGEGETFLGSDALALAPLTQRIAYLDEGDWVVITRDGAQIFDSENNPVEREVTTSGVTAAAVEKGNYRHFMQKEIFEQPTVVAQTLSSYIRPLEQTVALPQMDFDLSAIDRITIVACGTSFYAGMVAKYWFETFARVPVDIDVASEFRYRDPVLQPGGLALFISQSGETADTLAALRHCKANGQTIAVVVNVPTSSMAREADLLLPTHAGPEIGVASTKAFTCQLAVLAALAAHLALKKGKLSAAEEREIVKHLVEAPAALNAALAHDEDIAAMAHLIAPARDVLYLGRGPDYPLALEGALKLKEISYIHAEGYASGEMKHGPIALIDEAVPVIVLAPSGPLFEKTVSNMQEVMARGGKVVLISDADGIAEAGDGCMATIEMPKVHPLIAPLVYAVPVQLLAYHVAVAKGTDVDQPRNLAKSVTVE, encoded by the coding sequence ATGTGCGGAATTATCGGAATCATCGGCAAGGATCAGGTCGCCGAGCGCCTCGTCGACGGCCTCAGGCGCATGGAATATCGCGGCTATGACAGCGCGGGCGTCTGCACGGTCGAGGGCGGGCAGTTGATCCGCCGCCGCGCCGAGGGCAAGCTGGCCAATCTGGTGAAGGAACTCGCGGGCAACCCCGCGCCCGGCACCGTGGGTATTGCGCACACGCGCTGGGCGACGCACGGCGCGCCGACCACCAGCAACGCGCATCCGCACGCGACCGCCGAAGTCGCGCTCGTTCACAACGGCATCATCGAAAACTTCAAACCGCTGCGCGAGGGCTTGCAGGCGCGGGGCCGCACGTTCGAAAGCGAGACCGACACGGAGGTCGTCGCGCACCTCGTCAGCGAACAGGTCGAGGCGGGCAAGTCGCCGACCGAGGCGGTGCAGGCGATATTGCCAGCGTTGCGCGGCGCCTTTGCGCTCGCCATCGCCTTTCGCCAGCATCCGGACCTGCTGATCGGCGCGCGCCTTGGCTCGCCCCTCGTCGTCGGCTATGGCGAGGGGGAGACTTTCCTCGGTTCCGACGCGCTCGCGCTCGCGCCGCTGACGCAGAGAATCGCCTATCTCGACGAGGGCGACTGGGTCGTCATCACGCGCGACGGCGCGCAGATATTCGACAGCGAAAACAATCCGGTCGAACGCGAAGTGACCACGTCGGGTGTCACCGCCGCGGCGGTCGAGAAGGGCAATTACCGTCATTTCATGCAGAAGGAGATCTTCGAGCAGCCGACCGTCGTGGCGCAGACGCTCTCCTCCTACATCCGCCCGCTCGAACAGACGGTTGCATTGCCGCAGATGGATTTCGACCTCTCCGCAATCGACCGCATCACCATCGTCGCGTGCGGCACCAGCTTCTACGCCGGCATGGTCGCGAAATACTGGTTCGAGACTTTCGCGCGCGTCCCCGTCGACATCGATGTCGCGTCGGAGTTCCGCTACCGCGACCCGGTGCTGCAACCCGGCGGGCTCGCGCTCTTCATCTCGCAGTCGGGCGAGACAGCCGACACGCTCGCGGCGCTGCGCCATTGCAAAGCGAATGGGCAGACGATCGCGGTCGTCGTCAACGTCCCGACGAGCAGCATGGCGCGCGAGGCCGACCTGCTGCTCCCGACCCATGCCGGACCCGAAATCGGCGTCGCCTCGACCAAGGCCTTCACCTGCCAGCTGGCGGTGCTGGCGGCGCTCGCCGCGCACCTGGCGCTCAAAAAGGGCAAGCTCAGCGCCGCCGAGGAGCGCGAGATCGTCAAGCATCTGGTCGAAGCGCCCGCTGCGCTCAACGCCGCGCTCGCGCATGACGAGGACATCGCCGCGATGGCGCACCTGATCGCCCCGGCGCGCGACGTGCTTTATCTCGGCCGCGGTCCCGACTATCCGCTCGCGCTCGAAGGCGCGCTGAAGCTCAAGGAAATCAGCTATATCCACGCCGAAGGCTATGCGTCGGGTGAAATGAAGCATGGGCCCATCGCGCTGATCGACGAGGCGGTCCCGGTGATCGTTCTCGCGCCCAGCGGCCCGCTCTTTGAAAAGACCGTCAGCAACATGCAGGAAGTGATGGCGCGCGGCGGCAAGGTCGTACTCATCTCTGACGCCGACGGCATCGCCGAGGCGGGCGACGGCTGCATGGCGACGATCGAAATGCCCAAGGTCCACCCGCTGATCGCGCCGCTGGTCTATGCGGTGCCGGTGCAGCTTCTCGCCTATCATGTCGCGGTGGCGAAGGGCACCGACGTCGATCAGCCGCGTAATCTGGCGAAGTCGGTGACGGTGGAGTGA